From Treponema rectale, one genomic window encodes:
- a CDS encoding M24 family metallopeptidase, with the protein MKELDSIFRARREKVCAYMKEHDIQAAIFHDSEDGRDVSVRYLTGHPNDAVLVLHSSGHSVLVPWDVNLASQKAHADRVLPYTDYNRDYLTTVKAVLALFDGEFKNDAGEKKAALPDATTHVEFLKFKNEVKGWDIFCTENSVHDFVEECRAVKDEYEIQCTKNACAITDEMTDEIERMVKSNPSLTETDIALFAERYLRSKGAERTSFDTLAAGPQRSFAIHAFPGYTGGPWGCQGLSILDYGVCYEGYASDCTITVAKGPLNKEQEKLLDLVQTAAEECRKLYMPGKKIIDAARKADEIFAAAGKKMPHGLGHGTGLEIHESPFISMRAAEDQVFVPGNIITLEPGLYDPELGGTRLENDVLITPDSNEILTRSRIMYL; encoded by the coding sequence ATGAAAGAGTTAGATTCAATTTTCAGGGCGCGGAGAGAAAAAGTCTGTGCCTACATGAAGGAACATGACATTCAGGCAGCCATATTCCACGACAGCGAAGACGGAAGGGATGTTTCCGTCAGATATCTTACAGGTCATCCCAACGATGCCGTTCTTGTACTTCACTCATCAGGTCATTCGGTTCTCGTTCCATGGGACGTAAACCTTGCATCACAGAAAGCTCATGCTGACCGGGTACTTCCCTACACTGACTATAACAGAGACTACCTTACCACAGTAAAGGCTGTACTTGCTTTATTTGACGGCGAATTTAAAAATGATGCCGGAGAAAAAAAAGCTGCCCTTCCTGATGCTACCACTCATGTTGAATTCCTGAAATTCAAGAATGAAGTTAAAGGCTGGGATATTTTCTGCACGGAAAACTCCGTTCATGATTTTGTGGAAGAATGCCGCGCCGTAAAAGATGAATATGAAATTCAATGTACAAAAAATGCCTGTGCCATAACTGATGAAATGACAGATGAAATCGAACGCATGGTAAAATCAAATCCTTCGCTTACAGAAACTGACATTGCACTTTTTGCAGAACGTTACCTCAGAAGCAAAGGAGCCGAACGTACAAGTTTTGATACTCTTGCCGCAGGACCGCAGCGTTCATTTGCAATCCACGCATTTCCGGGATACACAGGCGGCCCGTGGGGATGTCAGGGATTAAGCATTCTTGATTACGGGGTATGCTATGAAGGATATGCTTCCGACTGTACGATTACTGTAGCAAAGGGGCCTCTTAATAAAGAACAGGAAAAACTTCTTGATCTCGTACAGACAGCAGCTGAAGAATGCAGAAAACTTTACATGCCCGGCAAAAAAATAATTGATGCCGCAAGAAAGGCTGATGAGATTTTTGCAGCTGCAGGCAAAAAAATGCCCCATGGTCTTGGCCACGGGACAGGTCTTGAGATTCATGAATCTCCGTTCATCAGCATGAGGGCTGCAGAAGATCAGGTATTTGTTCCCGGCAACATCATCACCCTTGAACCGGGACTTTATGATCCTGAACTGGGTGGAACCCGTCTTGAAAATGACGTTCTTATTACACCAGACTCAAACGAAATTCTGACCCGTTCACGAATCATGTATTTGTAA
- the murJ gene encoding murein biosynthesis integral membrane protein MurJ has product MNNNDEKPAVQPEQKKSRSLLSKGLSLSVLTLLSRILGLIRETTKSRFMGTSSISDAFTNAFMIPNLFRRLFAENSISVAFIPTFKGYLEENDGEEGKKTIQQFINSTFTLVSFCTVLFVTLGMIFTPVILRIFYKNPESLSEAAVLTRIMFPYLVVISIAAFFQGILNGLKIFSPSGFTPILFNSIVITATYVLAPVTKNPARAMAIGVITGGSIQCLFQLPFVLKTGWKIKLTSLKNAFTNPGTKKVLLLIGPTIIGMAGYQVNDLVSSALATRAGTGVVSSLQYSLRLQELILGICAVTIGTIILPDLTGFVKKQLWNDFNSMLTTAVKIMTLISIPITFYAVAMGDSLITLVYASGKFDENSIKQTTSVFNFHIAGLLFIALNRILGPAFYAQSDTKSPTVAGLVNFAVNILLAALLVGKYEGKGIAFALTAASFVNTVMLFIFFRKNKFIQAKKIILESLLYGAKTAVFSAAAVIPVILMKKRLLEIFAGHSRFISMGLPVGITAALFAVCGIFLLVITRDSILKGALSKIRHR; this is encoded by the coding sequence ATGAATAATAATGATGAAAAACCGGCTGTTCAGCCTGAACAGAAAAAATCCCGCTCACTACTTTCAAAAGGGCTTTCTCTTTCAGTTCTGACTCTGCTTTCAAGAATACTGGGACTCATAAGAGAAACAACAAAGTCAAGATTTATGGGAACCAGCAGCATTTCGGATGCATTTACAAATGCTTTTATGATACCAAACCTTTTCAGAAGGCTTTTTGCGGAAAACTCAATTTCTGTTGCATTCATTCCTACATTCAAGGGATATCTTGAAGAAAACGACGGGGAAGAAGGAAAAAAGACAATCCAGCAGTTCATCAATTCAACCTTCACCCTTGTTTCTTTCTGTACGGTACTTTTTGTAACCCTGGGAATGATATTCACTCCAGTGATCCTGCGCATTTTCTACAAAAATCCTGAATCCCTCAGTGAAGCAGCAGTTCTTACCCGCATAATGTTTCCGTACCTTGTAGTTATTTCAATCGCTGCCTTTTTTCAAGGAATCCTTAACGGGCTTAAAATATTTTCTCCCTCAGGCTTTACTCCGATTCTCTTCAATTCAATAGTAATAACCGCCACATATGTCCTTGCACCGGTAACGAAAAATCCTGCCAGGGCAATGGCAATCGGCGTAATAACAGGAGGAAGCATTCAGTGTCTTTTCCAGCTTCCCTTCGTTCTTAAAACTGGCTGGAAAATAAAGCTCACTTCACTGAAAAATGCGTTCACAAACCCGGGAACAAAAAAAGTTCTTCTGCTTATAGGACCTACCATCATCGGAATGGCCGGCTACCAGGTAAATGATCTTGTTTCTTCAGCCCTTGCAACCAGAGCCGGAACAGGAGTTGTTTCTTCCCTTCAGTATTCTCTCAGGCTTCAGGAACTTATTCTGGGAATCTGTGCAGTTACTATAGGAACAATAATTCTTCCTGACCTTACGGGGTTTGTAAAAAAACAGCTGTGGAACGACTTCAACTCCATGCTTACGACAGCCGTAAAAATAATGACACTGATTTCAATTCCGATTACTTTCTATGCTGTAGCCATGGGAGACTCCCTGATAACACTTGTTTACGCTTCAGGAAAGTTCGATGAAAACTCTATAAAACAGACGACTTCAGTATTTAACTTTCACATTGCAGGACTTCTGTTCATAGCATTAAACAGAATACTGGGACCTGCATTCTACGCTCAGTCAGATACAAAAAGCCCGACAGTCGCAGGACTTGTAAATTTTGCAGTAAACATCCTTCTTGCAGCACTTCTGGTAGGAAAATATGAAGGAAAAGGAATTGCCTTTGCCCTTACGGCTGCAAGTTTTGTAAACACGGTAATGCTTTTTATTTTCTTCAGAAAGAATAAATTCATTCAGGCTAAAAAAATCATTCTTGAAAGCCTTCTTTACGGGGCAAAAACCGCCGTCTTTTCTGCAGCAGCAGTAATTCCCGTCATTCTCATGAAGAAAAGACTGCTGGAAATTTTTGCAGGCCACAGCCGCTTTATCTCCATGGGACTTCCAGTGGGTATAACTGCAGCACTGTTCGCCGTCTGCGGAATTTTCCTTCTTGTCATCACAAGAGATTCCATTTTGAAAGGGGCCTTATCAAAAATCAGGCACCGCTAA